The Triticum urartu cultivar G1812 chromosome 6, Tu2.1, whole genome shotgun sequence genome includes the window GTTGGTCGGCGACGACTAGCGTGGTTTCGCCCGTGAGGCAAACATGGGGTCGACGATGATGATTCATCGACGGTGGGTAGTAGGAGCATCCTTTACATGAGAGGTGCGTCGGGGTAAGCCATGTGAGCCAACCTCGTGGGATCGAAGCGACATATGTTTGATTTATCAGACATATCATTCCTATCTGGTGTCGTCGTGGTTCACAGACAAATCTTGTGATTAGCCCGAATTAATGCAACAAATCTCGGTGTGCAGTCTGGTAGCGGCGAAGGCGCTCAAGTGTGTGGCTGGGTGTGTAgtaggtgttgcctttccggcaTGTTGTATGAAATGTGGTCTTTCATGCCCAGTCTAACTAGGCCCTAGCCGTTCAGATATGGCGTGATTTTTCTCAATAGCCGAGCGGCCCTTTTTTTATTCTTCTTTTTTAGCACATGCTTATGCGGTGCATTGCCTATTTGGGTTGTTCTTGTAATACCCATTTCTAATCGATGTTTTTTTTTGTAGGGTTCTAATCTATGGATTTGACAACTCTCCAActtctttttttttttgcaaaataataACTCTCATACCTAGGCCCTATTCGGCAGTCATCCGCCTTCGTAGGATACGGGAGCGCACGGAGCGCCAGTTTATCAACTCTGAAAAATTAGGTTGCGGGCCATTTTGCTCCGACCGCTCGAGGAGCGGAGCTGCAGAGCGGAGAGCTGCCGAACACAACCTTAACTCTAAAGAAAAACAAAGACTGCCCCATCTTCTGTATCCCGTTGTTGATGAATCAACAGGAACACCTCCCTAAAAGATACCAATAGAGAGAGACCTccctaaaaataaaataaaaatcatTAGTGAGAGACCTGTGGCGTGTGAATTTCTTCTCTTGAGCATCCTCCAGCCAAACCGGCCATCGATCCGCGCCGCTCCAGCACGAGGTCGTCGTCTGCCGCCGCGCCCACGTACGTTCtcgccacgtcatcgatccgcgcCCAAGGGCATCGGGTCCGTCCGTCTCAAGCATCACCGAACGGCTGGAACCAGTCCACGGCATGGATCCGAGGCACCAGCCTCCCCGCCCAcctccctcctccttctccccgcTCCCTACATAACCTCGCCGCCCCCTCCGTCTCTACACACCACAGCATCCGCAACCCCCTCACGTCCCACACCAAGCCCCACGCTcgaaccaccaccaccaccagcacCCATGGCACCCAAGGCAGCGGAGAAGAAGCCGGCGGCGGCCACGGCCGAGAAGACCACCGCGGGGAAGAAGCCCAAGGCGGAGAAGCGGGCGCCGGCGTCCAAGGAGGCCGGCGGCGAGGGGAAGACGAGGGGCAGGAAGAAGGGCAGCAAGGCCAAGAAGGGTGTGGAGACGTACAAGATCTACATCTTCAAGGTGCTCAAGCAGGTGCACCCGGACATCGGCATCTCCTCCAAGGCCATGTCCATCATGAACTCCTTCATCAACGACATCTTCGAGAAGCTCGCCGGCGAGTCCGCCAAGCTCGCCCGCTACAACAAGAAGCCCACCATCACGTCCCGGGAGATCCAGACCTCCGTCCGCCTCGTCCTCCCCGGCGAGCTCGCCAAGCACGCCGTCTCTGAGGGCACTAAGGCCGTCACCAAGTTCACCTCATCCTAGGCTTCATCGTCTGTGTCATGAGCTGATGGTGGCAGGCGTCGTGTACGTAGTTGGCAACAGTACGATGTTACAATCTCTGTAAGAATTGTGCTGCTTGCGGACTTGAAGAAATAGTGATGTTGCTGTTTGAATCAATGTTCGTCTGTGCTTGCGTGTCGCTTCAGAGTTCAGACTCTTCTTGATGCCATTTGTTTATGTCAGCAAGTTTCTCCTATGATGGTTTGTCTAATTTAATTTGCTGTCATTTTATCTACTCTGATTGTTTCCAAGTCTGCAGATAGAAACTGCTGATTTTAAATCTACAATCTTTGCAGTTTGAAATTCTGTACTGCCAGCTAAATTCATGAGTTTTCCTCTTAACCTATATACTGTTGCTGCCATTTGAGTAAAACTGAAGTTGGTGAGCCTTGTTAATTTCTGAAACAATCATTCCAAGTTTTTTCCTTGGTGGACTTGTCATCCATATGGCAAGAGGCCAAGAACAGCTTGACCGCTAGTGCTCAGAAAGTCACAATGCATTAGATTCAGATTAGCTTCTTGAGATAAATTAGaggcttttcgcaaaaaaaagaagCGACAAATTAGAGGCAGCGCACCCATGTGTTTATTCTATTGATTCATTTCTCTATGTATTGTACATTTGTATGGATATATGAATTCTAAGTTACATGCATTGGCAAGAACCATTCACAATTCGCCATCTTTGGTTACGGGAGCTGTTCCTCATTTGTGTTAGATGATGTTACTACCTTGTAAGAGTTGTGCCGCGTGAATCTGAAGAAATAGTATTGTTGTTGTTTACTTTAATGTTCAAGGTGTGCTTGCATGTCACATCAGATTCTTTACATAGAAGTTTTTAGTTTGAATTTCTATAGTTAGTTCATGAATCTTGCGTCATATCAAAAATTAATGTCCAGGCTTTGTTAGCTTTCTCATTTTCTCTACTCATTTTGGCGCCATATAAAAAATTCAAACCTCTACCGTTGGTGCCATATAAAAGCAAACGGACATCATGCTGCGAGGCAGCCTGGAGGAATTTGAAAATTTCGGAGGGTGCAACAAGCAGTGCCAGGAACAGAGGCATTTGAGCTGCCACTGTAGTTGACATGCATTCAAACCTTGCGGATATCATAGGGAGTTTGACGGAATATTTGGAGAGGATTGCTAGGTGAATGCAATGCTAAATTTGGCGGTTTTAGCTGGGTCCTGCTTGA containing:
- the LOC125513746 gene encoding histone H2B.2-like, whose translation is MAPKAAEKKPAAATAEKTTAGKKPKAEKRAPASKEAGGEGKTRGRKKGSKAKKGVETYKIYIFKVLKQVHPDIGISSKAMSIMNSFINDIFEKLAGESAKLARYNKKPTITSREIQTSVRLVLPGELAKHAVSEGTKAVTKFTSS